TGAGTTAGCAGTACGATAATGTACACTGGTGTACGATAGTTTACTGACCTGTCCACTACATCATAACTAGCATTCAGCAATATAATCCCTCTGGACTTTATGTAATTACCAAGATTTATTATGGCAGTCTGATTTACGTAATAGTTCCGATAACTTAAATTGCATATCAGTAATAACGAAATTCATCTTTTTGGTTATGTTTTGtcaagttttatatacataaattgtaggttacaaatatacttaatatataaagttatatttatagaatgttttaataatatgcatACTCAGTAAAACTACCTGGTTTACATGAAACTTTGTtacgaattatttttataagtatactTATACAAAATCATTGTATCACTGTATGGTTGTATACTTTACAGAGACCAATATTAGAGCTTGCGGTACTATTATTGTCCGAGAAGAGGTTTCTGTTCATGACATACCCAAGATTTATTCATATTATCTACCAACTATGGCTGGTTTCCACGCTGGATAAAGAAACATTCATATTAAGATTGTGAGGTCAACTATCCAAATACGTAACGACAAGAATTATAACTTAATTCTGAGCaattgttatatacatattttgttaaatacttaAAGTGAGGCTAGAAAAATTAGAATATTCCAGAGCTTTGCAACGACAAAAAAACCCAATTATAtagtcatttatttattacaatgaaaatgtactaaaaataatattgtaactgtttaataaaaaataaaaaaagttatgttatAGAATTTCTTTATAGCTTCtaatgtaatacattataataaccgGTCACGAATTATATTACTCgattattagataaaaatatacatcaaTTTCTGCTTAAATTGTAAAAGAACGTATGGTATGAGTATGCTATATTAGCTTGTTAAATGTGATTTTTtgtctttgaatatttttttattgcaggttTCATCAATGCGAATGGTATGTTTTAGTTGTTGGTATTCAGGATGAAGAGTGGTGTAAATCAAACGTTCACCGTTGTTTATCAGGTGTGCTTTGTGCCACCTGTGATTTCGTTGTTGTGTGACTTATATCCTGTACCTGCCTGATTTATAAATTGATTGAAACTAGAACTGATTTTCTAACTAAATTTCCTGAACTGTCTTACacttattgtaaaaatactgGTATACCGTATTTTTTCATGTTCCTGTACATGGCTTCACAAACCTTAGGTATCTGCACAATTAACCACGTAATTGATTCTTTACCGCCTTCCTTATAGCCTATCTTAGATGAACTTGAAGAAACAAAAGtgaatttattttgatagaaagtaaaaagtatttacttGGCCTTCAAATGAAATTTATTAGGTAGAATAGCACgttatttaatgttatgtattaatttagtttagCCATCTCATGTACATTCCACATAcagaataataatgtttttaaattgtaagtttaattaaaactgcatGTACAAAACACATTACTTTTTCTTTGTCccataaaatagttttcaaaagcttcagttactttaaataaattaatcgaTAAAGAATAATAGTATTATCGCGCAAATGTAGAAAACATGacagtttaaaacaaacaactttCTTTACTGGTGTTATCACGAGTCTTTTATTGCAATAGAGAACacagaatacattttattttaagaattgttcaAGAACAATGCTTACCTATTCCAACCCTTCTTCCGTATGCTTAAGTAAACCTAGGGACCTCGAGCGTTTGCTCTTGAATGccgaacattaaaatattacgtgTTCGGCTGTTTAATCAACCttgccacatttcctgcacagtttTTCCTGAACCGGAATACATATTATGTTTAGGTGGCTTTGGAATATCCAATGGCCTGTAATAAAACTAGTCATCTtacggatctccgttctactcattctaggGGCATCTGCCGCAATGTTCCTTAATGGTCcgttgagcatccgctttgcttgtacgtTCGGTTTTTCTCCAATGTTGTCAGTGTTTGCTAAACACCCACTTGGCTAATTATATGaaaccccacacgttggttctgGGCCAGTAAAAGGACAGTTGGTTCGTAAATTAGCACAGTTGTCTGCCCCTACGTTATCTGTGATTACTGTACGTCCCAGCACCCATGTTAGAATAACTTAATTGATTTCAGCGAGCGATTTTCATGACCTTATTGTATTCCCATACTGTATTTGAAATAAAGTCATGGTTAGCTAAGGCCTGCAGAGTAGCCGTGTACGAGTTAATTTAGATGGTTTTACCTTTGTAGCTTCTTTCCATATTAATTCTCAAGCATTCTGCAAAGGCTGTAACTTTAGCCTGAATGACAGTTGCCAGTTTGCTTAGGCTAAAGCTTAAGCTAGCtctaggtctggctccccagacccctgcatcagtacccttcagagtcttctACCCGTCAGTGTACCAgattagagccttcttcatgtagacAGGCTTACCGTTTGACCATTCCTCTCTTTAAACaatgttgatttaaaatagtttgttccCAGTCCTTAACCTTTgacattctgtcagacatcatctCTAGAATGTCCAGTTTGAGAATATCAGAGATCTTGGAGTGTTTGCTACGTTGAAAGTTCCCATTGCATtgcagtctgtaggcagccatcctagcctctcctatgacaaTTATGTGAAGGGGGGAGATTTTGCATTACTTCCATGGCAGCGGTTCGTGTGCCTCTCATTGCgcccgttgtccccaagcatgccatccgctgtacctttgacaggttttatgcggcagtcacctgttggacctTTGGTCGCCATGTCAATGACCATACAGCATCATCGGTTAAATGACTCTGGTGTAtagccaatgtgacatgtcgggtctaattCCACATGTGTACCCTACCACACGTCTGGTTGGACCATGGTGCAGAAACAAATGTACTACTCTAAAGGACGAAGATGAAGATTCGGTATGTTTTTAGTTGTTAGCTACAGTACTGTGTGGTAAGATTTAATGACAATGGTGAGCAGTTTGGTGGAGGACGAAACTGGTCAATTGTGGTGGTGATATTATAAGATTAAGGTTATATTTTCGAATTTATCGAATTATCTTTTTGAGTTCATATGAGAAGTATGTATCATATATAGTTTTGGGGAACCATAAACAAGTTTTTCTTGTAAGGCCTTATGCTCGTTTGTTGGTGGAACATGTAACTACCAGACCGTCAAGAGTTGAGCTGCTAGTTCAAGTAGTTAGCCCAAAATGCATCACTTAGTGAGTTCCGTGAATTATAAAATCACAATTAAGAGTTAATATTGCAGTTATCTGTGAACTGTGTATCCGTCGAACTTcttcattttataattcttttaactattacaataaagcaagtaataaaaaaatctattcctAACTATTGTTGAACTAATAGTAGTAAAGTaactatttaagtattatttttataatttcgtCACATTTTTAGTTACAGTATAtccatttatgtttaaatttatttctcagaTTCATTTTCTGTGTCTGTGTCAATAATAATATGTCAAGTATAATTATTAGTGATAGAAATATTAGTGAAAGAATGTAAAGATAATACCTGTTTCTACATAGCTTTATTTTCAGAATAAGGCGTTTTACATGATTATTTGCGACAGTGGCAGACACCGTTGATGCAGCTGCCGCCGCGGAATCCTCTGCCCATAACGAGGCAGTGTGCCGCACACAACGCGTGGTGGATAGCGAACCCAGGTAACTCGAAACTGGTCAGGTCACAGGTAGCCCGTGTCAGTCGCTGACCTGATCCTGAAAGTCACAAAAATCAtgtatttaaagtgtttttatctTTCTTGAAAATCAGATTGAATTTTAAGTCAACGCACGTCTTCATAGAGAATTCTTTTGTAGTATACGTTTCTCTGATATGGAAACCATGCAAAGAAGTCGTTTTGAGCTTCATCGTCGCTGacttttttttatctattcagaTGAaagttgattccagattccaatGTGACCGCGTAGGATTTCACATGAAGCACTAAGCGAAAGCTGAAATAGAGGTGAATTCGAAGCTCTTATTTGAATAACCCTTCCTTCCGTTATGTATGACTGgttaaacataaagaaaataacttaGAACTCTTCCATATTACTCAATATGGGTTATAATTCAACaagatattattacattttaatataatcaatcATTTATGTACATTTACAAGTAGATTATCTTGTTCCTGAGAGGCTCATTTGTAACTagataaaatattgcaagaagTAACCGAGCATATAAGTTTTCATATTATagcaaatgtaataaaataaagtgtattttttatttttctttaaaaattcagtaaaatagtTATACTTACAGGCTATATTAGAAGTACATTAAATAAGTGCATTAGGAGTTACAAGCAATGCATGATAATACTGCGGTAAAGAGtgcaaaattaataatacattatgaaatattttagagacaatataatataatatataaaaagttaactaaGATTAATAAGTTGCTTCCGTTCACAAAGGCTTTGGCAAAATTAGGTAAAATGGCACTATAGGCTAAGATTTTAATAACTATTGTACGTATGTTTTTATCATACCTGATTCAATGAAGGCTGGCCCAATCTCTGAAGGAGCTGCTGCAACATCCAACACTACAGTGTGGACAATCAGTAAAACAACGGGTATAATGAAACGTGTCATTTTAAACACAGCTTGgtgttgaatgtttattttacctGTAAATGTGACGCTATATATACAATGGGTTATCAGGTAAATAAACACTCTCCTAATTACATTCTTATCTGAAACTCTTAAGGCAACACCAAAAGTTAAGCCTTACAATAACATTGACTGATCGTGCTCCTTTTCCTCatactatttctttatttagttcttaaaggaactatttcgttcCTTAAATATCAAGAACTATTAAAATACGAATTTAATGTAGTTCGGTGGCTTTTCTGCAGCTTTTCTATGTAATTTAATGGCTAATACACACATTTAACTTATATGTACAAAGTCAATGGGTgagtaaatttttgaattatttactttaaatagtagttaaataaataaacattacgtTAAATGCAAgcttatttaaaagttatcaatagttttacaaataaacccttgtcatattaataattaataaataaatactaataattacagCAACACAATAAAATATGGTAACATAAATGTGAATGAGTTTTTGTTTTATCAACCCTTTCAATATTATAAGGAAACCATCAacagaaagtaatttttaatctgTAAGGAAAGGTCATTGAATATCTTGGGATCAAAGTATGAAAAGCCTTTCCTCCTAACTTCAAGCCTGACTTTAAGAAAGTGAAACTCTCCATCCTAACGGGTGCTTCTTTTAGAAACATCACCATGAAAAAAAGTCTCTCACTTAGGTTCTGCGACTCTCACAGAATAAGAACTACATGGCCCATGCAGCACGTCGGAATACGACACATCACTTTAAATGGACGTAGGAGTATCATGAAAAAGAGACACGCGATCAGAAAGACGGAGATTTAAAAGTTAGCGGATACctaaattgttcatcaattttaGATTCCATCAATGATTGCCGACGGAATAGTGGTCCGTAGGCCGGATTATAGTCAAGAAAGCCGACAGGGTAATCGGGCCTAGGCATATAGGAATCGgtagttaattattaaaacgtattttGTGCTTTGTTATTAATTATGTAGTATTTAATTCTTAGAGTATAGttacattcattaatatttactaaatgtcTGAAAGAAAGTTTACTAGTCAAATAAACGAAACTAACGATCAGGTTTGGTAAAGCTATTTGTAGCTAATGTCGCTTGTATTGAAAagcattttcaatacaaaaaacatatttaaaatattctaaattaaatagcTTACAATGGTGTTTATATGCTATTAAAATCATTCCACTTTcataaaacacacaacacacaaacatatattcagaaaataaattcattttgcTATACAAtagcatttaaatattatttaatacaaaacagaGACAATTTAtggtaaaacttattttttgtgtAATGAAGGAAAAACCTGTActagtttaattgtttttattatttcacagtCAATCATTAAACTCCTGGTGTTGATTCTGCTTTACAGTCACGGTACAACAGCCATCATCGTTAAATTTTCATCCTTAAAATAATTTCAGGCTTATGCgtttacaatgttaaaaactaGGATTGGAACTGCaagttttctttatttcaaagattTGAAAGTTCTTCCCATATGCATTACTGCAAATACGATAACACAGTTCATTTCTTATACTATCTTGAAATTGGGATATCTGGGTTTAAAGCAACTGTGCATAGGTTTCGGTTTGGTAAGACAAGTCTTGCGAGCGAAGACAGTTTATTCCATAGCAAATTGTGAGTTAAATAGTGATCAAACTATGTTGCATAGATACTGGTGAGATATGCTTGTCAATACTTGTATTCTTAATATGTTATACGAGGGTATCGAGTGTATGTATGGGTATGGGCTGTCCGTGGACGATGGACGAATTTAAGGACGATAGACCTGCTCAAATGTTCAAATGACCATCACCGACATCATCCTGTTACAAGATAATCCATGCAACCCTAGATAAAACATCCTCCTCAGTTATTATCTTTCTTCTGTTCTATTTAATTGTGCCTATGTTTCGTGCAGTGATATTTTGTTTGGGTATATTGAGGGGTTCAGTGTTTCTTTTTACCTTGCACCTTTAAATTACCAATTTTTCTATGGCACGTTCACTGCAAGAAAGATTAGACTTTTTATATCTCGTACCTATTCATTCTTAGAAAACCTTCTTATAAGAATTTTTCACTTGAGGAAAAAAGAATTTCTTATAATGAAGTGTTCAAACATGTAACATAAGCAAAGGGTTATAATCGTGTTATCTACGAGTATGTCATCTATTTATATTTCTCTACAGTAAAATCTAATCTAAGAAGTTCTTAATTTTCCTAGTATGGGCTTCAGATTTTGTTGCAACTTCGACAATCACTCACCAAATCAAGTCCTAGCTCAATGTGCAATAACtcttataatatacatataatatttaaaataataatcctcaatatcaaatattctttttatagtaacctatgtacattatttttagtgCTTCAGAAAACCTGTAAAACAGTACCAGTCAAATGAGTAAAAATGTCAAAACTAATACATAGGGAAAAGCAACAAACAAACTTTGCTATCTACAAAATATTCAGCTGTATTTATTTATGCTGTGTTTGCGCTGTTATCAGCTTACCCGAGAGGCTTGGGAGCGTCAACATTGCATAAAGAGGAAAAAATGTCAGCTTAAACAGATTTCAACAAGCTTTTAGATGCGAACTTCACTctactattaaataaaagtttggTTCGATACAGATATTCAATCGGCTTTGTTAATAACAACCGGTTAAAGTTACGGTTTATCtacaaatcaaattattatacttttataagaGATGGCGCTTAGAAATTTCAACGTACACACATACAGGTTTATCATGTAAGTTCTCTATCAAATTAGGCCTGAATGTAATTACCCAAGTATTGTAAGTAAACGAGTTGCCTTAAGCTACATTTTGTGTTGTAAGCAACATATTATGACAAGGGTTGTAAATACGTAAACATATCCCCTGATTGATCAATCAGTTTCTAGTATGTGAATATCTAATTGAACGACTAAGGTGCTTTCTCtgttgtatatttagtaaacacaaGATTATCTGGGTGAAAATGATGAAACCTCGATAACTAATTCTTTATGTGAATGTAATGAGGAAATTAATGTTAGTGGCGCAATATATGGCGCATACAAGTGTACTGATATATGCgttgataaaaaaaactgtaatgaatattaaaaatgtattgaactatgTAGCTCAAcctcttatatattaaaaatacactacaaataattctgtattgtcttagattttccttttattaattatatggagatgaataattatattgtttaactcAATGTAACTACGAAGACGTGTTTCAGCAAATCGTGAAATCATGATTATATCTgctaattttttaatagtatttaccTTTCCTTAATGATGTAATCACCAAAATCAACTTCAGTACTCTTTAGAAAAGCGGCGtcttgaaaattgtaaattttttatctgAAGCCAGTTTGTATAcaactaaatacataaaaatcagaattataattttccaataaataatGCTCACCCAAAGTATATGGAACTCTAATAGTGTAAGTTAATACGTATCCACAAAACATGCTACTCCcaggtttataataaatatttcttgttctacatattagtaagttttactttattacaaaaacttaatttttcagTGAAGCAAATTAATACTTAtcatttaagatatatttttccaATTAACATTTCTACAAAATGCTTCTCAATTATATAAGATATAtctgaattgttttattataatacgttTCCAATGTTCTGGTGTTCTACGAAGGAGACCTGAAAATATTTAAGCTATCGTTGTTAAACTATCTTCATACACTTTCATATCTTATTATTTAGTTGGATTCCTTATTTTACGATTATAGTTAATAATAGTGCCAGATTCATTATGGTATCAACCCAACAACAACTTACATTCCTATTAAGTTAACTATttgatttaacaataaattatctcaTATGATCCTGATTCTATTAACTTGTTTTGTTACAAAGTCATTGTATCTAATATAATAAGCCAAAAAAGTTCAATATCAGTAATCATTagccattaaaataaaacttttgacaaAACCGGAATTATTAATACTTCTTGGTGAGTATTTATGAAGGgctaattaaacaataatttttttaaagcattgtCATTACTTTTGGTTAATAAACAGCTGATTTTATAAATagctataatacatatttatatcacATGTATAAATACGAATTAATGCAATTAATTAGCTATATATTCATTGTGTTGAAATTACGCACCGGTTTCGTATTAATATAATAGAACagattttgtgaaatatttatttgattgcaGTTTTGAGCTATCTTTGAATCTAGAATAGCCCTTTGCTATAGTTCATAGTGTCCGAGTAAGGAAACACATTTCTCACTAGTGGTGgataaatacttaaattagttacaattgtacatatatatatatatatataggtttcaCAATCATTTATGCTTTCATTGGGCAGCGGCTTTGGCTTAGCGTGGTCGAGTACAGCTACGAATACATTTACTGCAGCAGGCCCACCATTGTAAGTTCCACGTGATTATTTCGGATCAGTAAATACAAAGCCGTAGTAAAGGTCTTAACTACATGGAATTACAGCTAGATTGTTATTGTACAACGGCTTGATTATGTTGTGCGACCACAATGATCCTATCAGCTCATACCTTGAAGTGCGGTACTTGTTTACTTTCAGAAACTAATCCAATATCAAATGAACTGTCATAAAATTTCCTATGTTTCAATATCAAAAAATGCTATTTACAGCAAATAATCTGTAAAAACGTTTCGAACGTTagcttacaataaaaatattttgttaaaaaaaatgcgtttatgtacagtattaataataattttaaactctaaaactttTGCATAGTTTTTTGGAGTTATGGACCGATTAAAtctgagttttaaataaaagggCACACCGATTAGGTATCGATCTATTAAAAATGCTCACTTGAtgatgaaattttacattttcaaaaacaatggCCTATTGGCTGGTGTGGGCCAGTGGTTTCGTATGCCAAGTAATATGCCATTTGTTTTATGATGGCAATGTAAACTGTGTGGTTTATTTTAGTATGCTTCTGAACAAGTTTCAGTAAATACTCATTGATATTAAATCAGCCAACCGCTTAGACAGTTTTAAATCAGCACCTCACGTTTAGGTATAAAGATCATAGTACTGAAacgaaattttcaataaaacacttCTCGCTTTAAGGATAGCTATAGACCAGTTACAAAGGTCATCTAAGTTGATGGCCTTTGAGTTAATGGGGCCCCTCAAGTGCTTAAGACAGTTGCTAAACTGGAGTTAGTACcatccctgcctgctttgactggataGCCTGATACATATGGGACCTTTCCTTCTTACAAGGTAAAATGACTCAGATGTAATACTTACAATCCTATCTAACATTTCGACTGTAATTGTATAGCTACATTGACGTAAGAAGCTTCCTGCAGAAAGTTACACAAGTATATCTTATTAAATGTTTTCTCATGACAGCATACTCAATGGCTTaacatgtttgaaattaattctTGGTCGGAACCATTGGTACCGGAATTACGATGACGATCCAGGAGTTACAAATTTAACCAACCaatctttaaaaactaatttaaaataagcagACAAGATAGCCCGAGAAG
The Homalodisca vitripennis isolate AUS2020 chromosome 4, UT_GWSS_2.1, whole genome shotgun sequence DNA segment above includes these coding regions:
- the LOC124361454 gene encoding defensin-like, which encodes MTRFIIPVVLLIVHTVVLDVAAAPSEIGPAFIESGSGQRLTRATCDLTSFELPGFAIHHALCAAHCLVMGRGFRGGSCINGVCHCRK